The sequence CTCACGCCGTCCAAGCCAACGTCACCGTGGAAGCGGACGTTCAAAAACTTATCGACGAAACTCTCACCCACTTTGGACGCCTCGACATCCTCGTCAGCAACGCCAACATGAATTTCGTCCGCAAGCCGCTCGAAGACATGACCTGGGACGAGTTCTCCGACAAACTGAACAACGAGCTGAAAGCCGCGTTCCTCCTGACCAAAGCCGTCCTCCCGGTTATGAAAGAACAACGGTCCGGCCGTCTCATCTATATCACCAGCGGCCAAGGCAAAAACGTCACCCCGGGCTTCATCGCACACGGCACCGCCAAGTCCGGTCTGAACTCCTTCGTGCGCTACGTCGCCAAGGAAGTCGGCCCCTACGGCATCACCGCCAACAACGTGGCACCCGGCCTGATCGAAACGGACGCAACTTCGTTCTACACCGACGAAGCCCGCCAAGCGATCGCCGCAAACATTCCGCTCGGCCGTCTCGGTCAGCCGGATGATCTCTCGAAAGTCATCGCGTTCCTCGCCAGCGACGATTCGAAATACATGACGGGATCTTACACCAGCGTCAACGGCGGATCGTTGATGGATCTGTAAGGAGAAAGCCAACTCTTCAATGGAAGAGTTGGCTTTTTTTGTTGACAGAGTTCTACGAAACGTATAATATTTCGTATGCGAAGGATTCGTACTCAAAAAGTTCTTATTCGAAACGTTCTTAAAGAGGAGAGAAACAAAATGACCGCTCAAAGCTTTCGTCGCATCATCATTCTCAACATCGTCCTGCTGATCGTCTTGGTCGGCGGCGGATTCGCCGGGTATTATTTCTACAATCAATCGGTGAACTACTTATCCACAGACAATGCCAAAGTCGACGGTCAATCCGTCTCCATCGCTCCGCCAGTTGCAGGCAAACTCGTCGAATGGAACGGCGAGCTCGGCAAGTCCTACTCGGCCGGTGAAAAAATCGGCGCCGTTGAAACTGCTCAGGGTCGTGTCGACATCACCGTACCGGAATCGGTCACCATCGTCACGCAAAGCGCTGTCAAAAACTCCTTCGTCGCAGCCGGCATGCCGCTTGCGTACGCGTTCAACCTCGACCAACTGCATGTGACCGCAAACGTCAAGGAAACCGACATCAACGACGTCAAAGCGGGTCAAGAAGTTGATGTGTACGTCGATGCGTACAACGGCACCACCTTGAAGGGCAAAGTCAGCACCGTCGGTTTGGCGACGGCGAACACGTTCTCGCTGCTGCCAAGCTCCAACACCACCGGCAACTACACCAAAGTGACGCAAGTTATCCCGGTCACGATCACACTCGACGGCTACAAAGGGCTCGATCTTGCGCCCGGTATGAACACGACCGTTCGCATCCACAAATAGAGGCGGGTGAACTCAATGTCCGCATTTCTAATCGGATACGGCGCGTTTGCCGTGTTCGTCCTCTTGGCGGCAAACCTGCTCGTCCGCCGAAAAAGCGCAAACGCACAGGTCTCAAAAATGGACGAGCCCGAAGCTGAATCGCAGTCTCTGCAAGCTTCGCAATCTGTTCAGGACCCTCCTGTCGAGAAGGCCTCAACTTCGACAGGCACGATCGACCGAGCATCCCTGCCTATCGGGAAAATCCTCGCTGTGCTCCTGCTCGGCGGGTTCGTCTCGATCTTGAACCAATCTCTGCTCAATATCGCATTGCCGCATATGATGAACGACCTCGGCGTCTCCGCCACGACGATTCAATGGCTGATCACCGGCTACATGCTGATGAACGGCGTCACCATTCCGTTGACGTCCTACTTGATTCGTCGATACGGTACGCGCAATCTGTTCATCGCCGCCATCTCCCTGTTTACACTCGGCGCGTTGATCTGCGCCGTTTCACCTGGCTTTACGATCATGCTGATCGGTCGATTCGTACAAGCAGCGGGTGCGGGCTGTATCATGCCGTTGATGATGACCGTATTTCTCACCGTATTCCCGCCCGAACGTCGCGGTGTCGCGATGGGGGTTATGGGCATCGTCATGATCTTCGCTCCGGCGATCGGTCCGACCCTCGCCGGCTGGCTCGTTCAGAACTACTCGTGGCGTCTCTTGTTCATCCTCGTCATTCCGATCGGGCTGATCGACCTGTTCTTGGCGATTGCTTGGCTGCGTGACGTCACAGAGCGCGCCAAGGACAAGTTCGACGCACCGGGCTTTGTCTTCTCCACCCTCGGCTTCGGCGGCTTGCTCTACGGCTTCTCCAAAGCAGGTTCGGCAGGCTGGTCCTCTTGGGAAGTCACCCTGCCGATTACCGTCGGGATCATCTCTCTGATTCTGTTCGTCTGGCGGGAACTGACCGCTGAGCAACCGATGCTCGACCTGCGCCCGTTCCGCTACGGCGTGTTCACGTTGACAGTCACCGTCTCTTCGCTGATGTACATGTCGATGATGGCGGCGATGGTCCTCCTGCCGCTCTACTTGCAAAACATCCGCGGGTTCTCGCCGGTCGAATCCGGCCTCCTGCTCTTGCCGGGCGCCGTGCTGATGGGCGTGTTCTCACCGATTGCCGGCGGCTTGCTCAACCGAATCGGTGCTCGACCCTTGGTCGTCGCCGGTCTGTTGATCTCCGTGATCACAACGTGGCAATTCACCCATCTCTCAGCCGACACTTCCTACAGCCATGTCTTGTTCGTCAACTGCATTCGCATGATCGGGCTTGCGCTGATGATGATGACCTGTACGACGGAAGGGTTGAACCAACTACCGGCGCGCTACAACAGCCACGGTACGGCGATCTCCAACACCATGCAACAAGTGGCAGGCTCGCTTGGCACGGCGTTGCTCGTCACCGTCATGTCCAACCGCAGCCTCTTCCACACGGCGGCGTACTCCAACGAGCTCACTTCAACGAACCCGATCCTGGTCCAGCAGTTCACTCAGATGGGCAAGACGATGTCGAGTGTGGTGTACGGGCTCGTTGTAAAAAACTCCACCATTCAAGGCATCAACGACGCATTTGTAGTCGGGACCGGTATGACGGCCGTTGCGCTGGTATTTGCAGTCTTCATCCGCCGTCGCAGCATCCCGAAAAGCACCATCCCGGAAGTTGCTTCACCGCCCGTAGAGCGGTATCATGAAGCGTAACAGCTCCTACTGGGAGGCTTTGCGATGATCAAGATCCCCAACTTAGAAAATATCAAGGCCGTCTCCATTCCTTTGCGCGACTTCAACAAGGAAGTGTACAAGCTGATTGGACAGGACGCCGAACGCGTCGGCATCACCACACAGCAGTTGATCGTCCTGTTTGAAGTCGCCAACAACCCGCTTGGCGGTCTGGAACAACTCTCCGAAACGATGCAACTCTCCGCGAGCACGCTCAGCGGAATCGTCGACCGTCTGGTCAAAACCGAACTTTTGGTTCGGGAACGCTCCGAACGCGACCGCCGCCATTTGGAACTGCGCATCTCCCCGGCGGGAGGCGAGCGAGTCCGTGAAGCGTTCAACCCGGAAACGTCGGTGTTCTTGCAACGTATGTCGTTCGCGTTGCAATTGCCGGAGGAAGATTTGCAGACCATGATGCGTGTTCAACGCCAAATGCTCGCCCGAATCCGTGGTGAGGACGAGACGACACCGTCAAAATGAGTCGGATGCCCAGAGCAAGACGGACAAGGGACTCGTAGGATATCATAAATCCTATGAGAAAGGAGGAGCATGTTCGATATGGCTCTCTCTCCTTGCCAGCTTCGCAAACACATCGGTCGCCACGTGTGCTTGACCTGTCATGACGGCACCCGCCATTATGGGGTTCTCCACAGCGTGACTCACGATGGTGTCTACCTGCAACGCCAACCCTACAGTGGCGTTGCAGGCCGCACCGACGAACTGACCGTACAACACGCCGACGGCCATCAACCAATCGAAGGGGAGGCGGTATTCTTCCCGCTTCTGTTCCTTCCATTTGTCGCTCTTGCAACGGCAGCCGCGTTTTCCCCTTGGGGGTACGGCGGCTACTACTGGTAATCAGAAAAAACCGTCTCCGGTCATGGAGGCGGTTTTTTTCGTGTTGATGTATGAAAATTCGTTCCCGATTGTAAGTGATTAGTGATAGAATATAAGTGTATAAAAAAATGAGGAGATGGATATGAAACGATTGCATGTATCTGCCCTCGTGGGACTGACGCTTCTCCTCAGCGGATGCGGAACCACCTCGACAACCTCGTCTCCCCTCGTGGACACAGGTACCATTTATCCCCTGACCCTTGACCGCGCCGTGAATGTGCGGTTTCTCTCCACCGGCGCTCTAACGCTGGACGATTCGACCGAAGTGCCACCCGCATTTGGAGATGTACAACGATTTGGGATGTTCGAGACCATCCCGCAACATGTGGACCATTCCTTTCAAACCATCCGTCTGTTGAGAATGATCTACCTCCCCACCCCGGACGATTCCTTGAATCTGGAGTGCAGCACCTCCGTGGACGGACGGACGTGGACCGAGTACCGACAGATTCAACCCGACGCGCTCTTGCTCCAACTCAGCACGCCCGCCTCTTGGATTCGCTTCCGAGGCACGCTGCTGGCGACGACAACGGAGAAATCGCCGGAGCTGCGGATGTTCGGTGTTTCCTTTCCATGAAAAAACAATCCTGCCTCAAGACGAGGCAGGATTGTTTTTTTCCGTCTCCCGGAAGATGACGTGCTCCAACAGCAGACAGAGGATCAACCCGACGAGCAGGCCGTTGGCCACCACGCTTCGAAGCCACGGAGCGAGTGAGGCGAATGCGGACGGCGGGAGGAACATCACGCCGACGCCGACCATCAGAGAGAGCCCGATAACGAGCAAATTCCGCTGGCTGGGAATCAGCGACATGAGATCGCGCACCCCAAAGCCCATCATCTGCGCAAACGGCACAAACAACGCCGCATACGCCACTTCCGACGGCAACGTCGCAAAAAAGTTCCCGACCAGCGGGAAAAACCCACTGACCAACACCAACGTCGCCCCGATCAGAAACGGACGCTTCGAACGAATGCCCGTCGTCGAGATGAAGCCCGCCGAAACGGACAGCGGCACGGGGCCGATACACGAGAGCAATCCCGAGAGGACCGCGCCAATCCCGTTGCCAAGCAAACCACGACGATAGGTGTCCGCCGTCACGTCCACACCCAGCGTACGTGCCACGACGAGGATGGAAGCGACAACGTTGGAGATCAGAATCAGCCCGGTCAGGACCGATGTCAGGACGATCCCTGTGTCCCAAGCCGGCATCCCCCAGTCGAAGGCTTTCGGCAACGCAAACCACGGGGTGGGTTCGGCGTTGGTGTTTGACGGAATCAAGCCGAAAATCGCAAACAGAATCCAACCCGATCCGATGCCGATCAACGGGCCCATGCTCCTCCAAAGCCCGCGTCCCTTGAGCGAGAGGATCAGCACCAGCAAGATGACGATCAGCGACAACACCGCCACTTCTCCATCGATTTCTCCCGTTCGGGTGACGCCGAGCATGCCTTTGAAGAACGAGCCCGTCAGCGAGACGACGAGCAAGATGAGATAGACCCCGGTGACCAGAGGTGTGAACAACTCGCGAAGCCGTGCCATGATCGGCAAGAGGCTCAGGATGACGAGCACAACGCCCGACGCCAGCAAGCCCATCTCCAATTGTTGCAGCACCGCGCCTTTATCTCCCGAAGTCGCAACCGCCGCCAACGTCAAGAACAGCGCCCACCACATACCGGCCGCTCCTTCAAGCAGCGGCAAGCGGTGGCCGAAGAACAACTGGAACAGCGTCACGCCGCCGCTGACGAGCAACATCCGCTGCACCAGCGAGGACACATCGCCTGTCGACAGATCAAACGCCGCTCCGACGACAATGGGAGCTGCAATCGTGTTGGCGAGCAAGAAAACCATCCACTGCACGCTTTGCAACCAGAGTAACGGACCTTGGGGGTGTTTTTCTAAGGTGTCTTTCATTGGGTTCTCCCCCTCCTTTTTTCTCTACTTCTTGCTGTAGGTTTCGAGCCATATAAGAAATTCAGCCAACGTGACGAATTGGTGCTGCGGTTGGGGTTGGCCCTCCGGCCACGGGTGACAACCGCGCCGCCAAACGGGGGTGATGCCCGCAAATTCTGCGCCGCCGACATCGTTGCGCGGATGGTCGCCGACATAGATCACTTCCTCCGCCGCAAGTCCCAACGCTTCGAGCGACAGCAGGAAAATCAACGGTTCAGGCTTCTCATACCCGACTTCCTCCGAAATCAACACCACGTCAAAAAAATCGCGGATGCCGAGCAGATCGATTTTTGCATTCTGACGTTGGCTTTGCCCGTTCGTGATCAGCCCGAGCCGATATCCTCGCACGGTGAGTTGGTTCAACATCGTGAACAGCCCCGCCATCGGCTGAACCACTTGCGGAAACACGCGGTTCCAATGCTCGATCAACATGTCCTCCGTGGGTCGATCCGTCCACGGCAACGCGTTCAGCAGATCCTGGAACTTATCACGTCCCCGATACCCGCCGCCGTCTGTCTCCACGATCACCCGCGCAATTTCGTCCACCGTCAGTTCGAGCAGGAGATGGCCGAAGTCTTCGCGGAACTTCTCGGCGTACTTCGGCATCGTCGCCATGCGGTCAACCAGCGTGTCGTCGAGGTCGAACAGAATTGCTTGCAACGCCATGTTTTTCCCTCCAAAAAAGCCGCCGGTCGCTTCCGCCCCGACGGCTTCTCCATTTCTTACAGCTGTTTCATCGCCTCGCGGGACGCTTCCAACGTGCGGTCGAGATCCGCATCGGTGTGTGCCAGCGAGAGGAAGCCCGCTTCCAACTGCGACGGCGCGAGATAGACACCGCGCTCCAGCATCAGCGAGAAGTACTTCGCGTATCGTTCCAAGTTAGCTTGCTTTGCCGTGTCGTAGTCCACGACTTCCTGCTCGGCGAAGAACGTGCCCATCATCCCGCCGACATACGCGCCGGTCACCGGGATGCCAAGTTCCTTGCCCGTTGCGAGGAAGCCTTCTACGAGACGCTTGCCCATCGCTTCCAGACGATCATACGCGCCAGGTTCGCCGAGCATTTTCAGCGTGGTGTAGCCTGCGATCATCGCCAGCGGATTGCCGGACAGGGTGCCCGCTTGGTAGATCGGGCCAGCCGGTGCGATCATGTCCATGATCTCGCGCTTGCCGCCGTATGCGCCGACCGGCAGACCGCCGCCGATGACTTTGCCGAGCGTGGTCAGGTCCGGCTCGATGTTGTAGAGTGCTTGAACACCGCCGTATGCTGCACGGAAGCCCGTCATGACTTCGTCAAAGATCAACAACGCGCCGTATTGCTTGGTGATCTCGCGGACTTGTTGCAAGTAGCCGTCACGCGGCTTCACGAGACCCATGTTGCCGGCGATCGGCTCCAAGATGACCGCTGCGATGTCATCGCCGAACTTTTCGAACGCGAGTTTCAAGCTCTCGACATCGTTGTACGGAACGGTCAGCGTGTTCGTCGCGACAGCCTCCGGAACGCCGGGAGAATCCGGCAAGCCGAGGGTGGCAACGCCGGAGCCCGCTTTGATCAGCAGAGAGTCGGCATGACCGTGGTAGCATCCTTCGAACTTGACGATCTTGGAGCGCTTGGTGTAGCCGCGTGCGAGACGCAGTGCAGACATCGTCGCTTCCGTACCGGAGTTGACCATACGAACCACTTCAACGGACGGCATGATCTCGGTGACCAGTTGCGCCATTTCCGTTTCCAACAGGGTCGGTGCGCCAAACGAAGTGCCGCGCAGTGCGTACTCGCTGATCGCATGCACAACTTCCGGATGAGCGTGACCGAGGATCAACGGGCCCCAAGAGAGGCAGTAGTCGATGTATTCGTTTCCGTCGATGTCGTACATCTTCGAGCCGGACCCGCGCTCGATGAACACCGGAGTGCCTCCGACAGCGCGGAATGCGCGCACCGGAGAGTTGACGCCGCCCGGGATGATTTTTTTCGCTTCGGCGAATGCCGCTTCAGAACGAATGTAGCCTTTGTGCATCAGAGTCACCTCGTGGGGAATTAGTTGCCTTCTTTCAGATAGCGTGCCACGTCTTTGGCAAAGTAGGTCATGATGATGTCGGCACCGGCGCGCTTCATGCCGAGCAGGGTTTCCATGACGATGGCTTTTTCATCAACCCAACCGTTTTGTGCAGCCGCTTTGATCATCGCGTACTCGCCCGAGACGTTGTACGCCACAATCGGCAAGTCATAGCGGTCGCGCAGTTGACGCAGAATGTCGAGGTACGCAAGCGCCGGTTTGACCATGAGGAAGTCGGCTCCTTCGACCACATCGGAATCTGCTTCACGCAGCGCTTCACGGGAGTTCGCCGGGTCCATTTGGTAGGTCTTGCGGTCACCGAACGCCGGAGCGGAGTGTGCCGCTTCACGGAACGGACCGTAGTACGCAGACGCATACTTCACGGAGTAGGACATGATCGGGATGTCGGTGTAGCCGTTCTCATCAAGCAAGTGACGGATGGCGGCGATCCGGCCGTCCATCATGTCGGACGGTGCGACGATGTCGGCGCCCGCTTGGACGTGCGACAGCGCGGTTTTGGCGATCAATTCCAAAGACGGGTCGTTGAGGATGTTCCCGCTCTCTGCGTCCACGATGCCGCAATGACCCGCCGGGTTGTATTGGCAGAGGCAGACGTCGGTGATGACGACGAGGTCCGGGTGGTCCGCTTTGATCATGCGAATCGCTTGTTGGACGATGCCGTTCTCCGAATAGGCTTCCGAAGAGCACTCGTCTTTGTGCGACGGAACGCCGAACAAGATCACAGACGGGATGCCGAGGTCGACGACCTCTTGGATTTCAATTTTCAGTTTGTCGAGCGAGAAATGATACACGCCCGGCATCGAGCGAATTTCTTGCTTGATGCCTTCGCCTTCGACAGCGAAAACCGGATAGAGCATGTCGTTGACAGACAGGTGATTCTCGCGCACCATCGCGCGGATGCCGGCGCTGCGACGCAGGCGGCGGTGACGTTGGAAGTCGAACAGGTTCATGTGTCAGTCCCTCCTAAGGTGTCGGACAAGCGCTTCGACAAGTCCGAGAATTGTATAGTCTGCGGGCATGACGTCTACGGTGAGGCCGTTTTTCTCCACCGTATCGGCGGTAATCGGGCCGATGGCGGCGAGCGTGACGCCCGCGAGCAGGTCGTGGATCGGGTAGTCCTTGAGCGCGTTGAGGAAGTTGGTCACGGTGGACGAGGAAGTGAAAGTGACGGCTTGAATCTCCTTGCTTTCCAGTCGTTTCACCAAGTCGGATGCATCCTCTGTAACGGGCAGGGTGCGGTAGGCTTCCACTTCTGTGACGTGTAGGCCCAAGTTCCGCAGTGCCTGCGGGAGTTGCTTGCGCGCGAGGTTGGCGCGCGGCAGGAGAATTTTTTGCCCGGCCTGCGTATGCGTGGTCAAAGTGTTGGCCAGCCCTTCGCCGACGAATTCTCCGGCCAGAGCGTGAACGGTCAGTCCTTGCTGTTCCACGAGCGCGGCGGTTTTGGGGCCGACGGCGGCGATTTTCACGCTCTGCATCGCCTGGGTTGTCCGACCCGACGACTGCAACCGCTCGAAAAACATCTCCACTCCGTTAGGCGACGTGAATGCCACCCAGTCGTACGTTTCCACACTATGTATAGCGGCATCGAGTGGCCTGAGATCCTCCGGCCACTCGATGCGAATCACCGGGAACTCATAGGTAGAGCCCCCGAGATCTTCAATTCGTCGGCAAAGTTCACTCGCCTGTGCCCGCGAGCGTGTGACCACGACGCGTTTGCCTTGCAGCGGCTTCATTAGGCGTTCAGCTCCTCGCGAACTTGGGCGAGGATGGCGCCGGCACCTTTTTCGATCAGACGATCTGCAATGAGAGTGCCAAGTGCAACCGGATCATGACCCGTCGCGCTCTCCCGCAATAGAATGGAACCGTCTGCCGAACCGACGATGCCCGTCAAACGCAGTTCGTCGTCGCCGATGAACTCCGCATACGCTCCGATTGGAATCTGGCAACCTCCGTTCAACTTACCGAGCACCGTGCGTTCTGCAGTGATGATCTTGCGGGTCGCCGGATCTTCCAGCACGGACAGCAGTTGGCGGACATCTTCGTCCTTGGATCGGCACTCAATCGCGAGAGCACCTTGCCCAACAGCCGGAATGCACAGTTCCGGAGACAATCGCTCCGTGATCTTGTCTCCCCAGCCCATGCGTTCCAACCCGGCCGCCGCCAAGACGATGGCGTCGAGTTGCTGCTCTTCCAATTTTGCGAGGCGGGTGTTGATGTTGCCGCGCAGAGAGACGATCTCCAAGTCCGGGCGCGCCGCTCGCAATTGCGCAGAGCGACGAAGCGACGAGGTGCCGACTTTCGCCCCGATCGGCAAGTCTTCAAACTTCGAGCCGTTGCGGGAGATCAGCACGTCACGCGGGTCTTCACGGTGCGTGATCGCGACGATCATCAGCCCTTCCGGCATTTCGTTGGGCATATCTTTCAGGCTGTGGACCGCAAAGTCGACCGTGCCGTCATACATCGCCTGTTCCAGTTCTTTTGTAAAAAGGCCCTTGCCCCCGACTTTCGAGAGCGTGACATCGAGGATGCGGTCACCCTTGGTGACGATTTGCTCCATGCCGATTTCAAGCTCCGGATAGTGTTTGCGCAGTTGAGCCAATACCCATTCCGTCTGCGTCAGTGCGAGCGGGCTCTTGCGAGTCCCGACGACGATTGACTTCATATCTCGTGTCCTCCTAAGCAGTCTTCCACCAGCCGCCGGGCCTCTTCCCCTCGCCCGTCGCGCAGGAGCGTCAACAGCTCCGACTCGGCTAGAATCTGCAAGATCTTCGTACGTCGCCTCTCATCTCTTACTGTGCCCAGCAAAAGCTGGCGAATCTCTGCCATTTCATCCAAAAATGCGGCATATTCAAAGCCAAAATGTTCTTCCAACTCCCGGCGGATGCGTTTGGCCACTGCCGGTGCTGCTCCGCCGGTCGAGACGGCCACTTGCAAACGGCCCCGTCTGACCAGCGCCGGGACGGTAAAGTTTCCGATGCTCTGGTCATTGACGACGTTGCACAATCTCCCCGACGCTTCGGCTTCTTCGTAGACGTGTCGGTTCAACTCTTTGGAATCTGTCGCTGCAATGACCAAAAAAGAACGAGTGGCATCCCCTTCTCGGTAGGCCCTCGCTTCCCACTTCAGTGTACCAGTTTCTGCATGAGCGGCTATGACATCCGTCACAGTTGGCGAAACGACCGTCACGTCCGCCCCACAATCGAGAAGCCCGGTGATCTTGCGTTCCGCCACCGGGCCCCCTCCGACGACGAGACACCGCCGCCCTGTCAGATTCAAAAAAACTCCGTAGGAGTTCATCTCCACCACCTACCAGCGGTGGAAGCCGGAGAAAAACGTCCCGACAAACAGATAGTTGACGACAACCAGCGAGAACGACGCGACGTTCCACCAAGCCAGCTTCCGTCCCGACCAGCCGAATGAATTTCGCAAATACAACCAGCCGACGTAGAAGCCGAGCAACACGATGGAAACCAACGGCTTGGCGTCGAACACCAACACCGAGCCGAACATCTTGTAGTACCAGTTCACCCCGAGAATCAACGCCAGCAACAACATCGGGAAGCCGACGATGATCAGACGGTACGTGAACGCATCGAGTTTATCAAGCGCCGGGAGACGGCGGAACCACGAGTTCCAACGCTTTTCCTTGAGCATCTTGGACTGGATCAGGTACATGATCGAGAAGATGAACGACAGCGAGAACGCCGCATAACTCAGGAACGCCAACGTGATATGGATGATCAACAGGTTCCCCTGCAATCCTTCGCCGACAACGCTTGAAGCGCCCTCTCCCGTAAATAAATCAAACACAACCATCGCAAACCCGATGACGTTTGTGAAAAACGCAAACAGGTCGATTTTGTAAAAATAATTGATGACCAGCGAAAACGTGATCAACAACCAAGAGAAAAACAGCGTCGTCTCAAACGTGGTCATCAGAGGCACATAGTGAACCTCTGTCATCCGCGTTAGGAAGAAGGACGTTTGCAAGCCCCAGACGACCGCCAAGAATCCATACGCGATGCGGTTGAGAACCTGCTTATGAGTAACAAAATCGGCAAAGTACAAGACGATGCAAACCGCATACAAAAACGTCATGAGGTCATAGAGAAGAACACTTCTTGGCATGGTGCACGTTCCTCCTTTCCACGAAAGGCATGAGCTCTAGTGCGTCCCCCAGCGACCGCGCAATCCCATGGTGCGGGTTGCGGCGGGCGCTTCCTCTTGACGGGTTTGCTCCAGTTGCTTCGTGACCGCCACTTTCGCCGCGGCGTTGGCGTTCAAACCGATGGCTTGTACCATCGGAGTTGCTTCTTTGACAGGTTGAGCGGTTCCCGCAGACTGGCCGTTTGCGGGCTTTTGCGGGCTCTGCTTGTCAGAGTCCTTTTTGCCTGCGGGTTCGTCCACCGTGTTCTCCAGTCCGAAGATGCGGGCGAACACCTCCAGGTACATGTCCGCTTCCTTCTCCGCCGCCATCTCTTTGACTTGCGTGATCGGACCGTGAATCATCTGGTTGATCAGCGCGGTGGTCAGCTTGTTGACGGTGTGGATGTCTTTGTCTGTCAGACCCGGCACTTTGTTCACCAAGTTCTGCATCAGTTGCGCTTGGTTCGCCATCGCCGATTCACGGAGTTTCATGATCAGCGGCTTGGCGTTCTGTTCGTTCTGCCATTGACGGAACGCGATCATTTCCTCGGCAATAATGCCTTCGACTTTCTCCGCTTCCTTGGCGCGTTCCTTCATGTTGACCGCGATGACGCCCTCCAGATCGTCGATGTCGTAGAGGAACACGTTGTCCACTTTGCACATCTCCGGATCGAGGTCACGAGGCACCGCGATGTCGATCAAGAACAGCGGGCGGTGACGGCGCGCTTTCATCGTCGCTTGGACGTGCGCTTTGGTCACGACATAGCCTTCTGCCCCTGTTGAGGACACGACGATGTCCGCTTCCTTGAGCGCCAAATCCAGCGAGTTCATGTCGAGCGCTTTGCCGTTGAACTTGTCGGCCAACTCCTTCGCACGCTGGTACGTGCGGTTGACGACGATGACCCGAGTGGCCCCGTTGGCGTTCAAGTGTTTCGCGGTCAGTTCCGACATCTTGCCCGCCCCGATGACGAGCACCGTTTTGTGATCGAGCGACTCGAAAATTTTCTTGGCCAGCTCCACCGCCGCATACGAGACCGACACGGCGTTCTCGCCGATTTTCGTTTCGTTGTGCGCACGCTTCGCCACGGTGACGGAGCGTTTGAACAAGTTGTTGAACACCGGACCGGTGGCCCCAATTTCCTGCGAGAACAAAAAGCCCGAGCGGACTTGGCCGAGAATTTGCGTTTCCCCAAGCACCATCGAGTCCAGTCCCGCTGTCACACGGAACAGGTGACGAATCGCCGCATTCTCACCGTATTGGTACAGATGCGGCAAAAACTTCGCGCGCGGCACACCCGAGAGCTCCGCGAGGAAACCGTGAATTGCTTCT comes from Tumebacillus amylolyticus and encodes:
- a CDS encoding uroporphyrinogen-III synthase, with translation MKPLQGKRVVVTRSRAQASELCRRIEDLGGSTYEFPVIRIEWPEDLRPLDAAIHSVETYDWVAFTSPNGVEMFFERLQSSGRTTQAMQSVKIAAVGPKTAALVEQQGLTVHALAGEFVGEGLANTLTTHTQAGQKILLPRANLARKQLPQALRNLGLHVTEVEAYRTLPVTEDASDLVKRLESKEIQAVTFTSSSTVTNFLNALKDYPIHDLLAGVTLAAIGPITADTVEKNGLTVDVMPADYTILGLVEALVRHLRRD
- the hemL gene encoding glutamate-1-semialdehyde 2,1-aminomutase, producing MHKGYIRSEAAFAEAKKIIPGGVNSPVRAFRAVGGTPVFIERGSGSKMYDIDGNEYIDYCLSWGPLILGHAHPEVVHAISEYALRGTSFGAPTLLETEMAQLVTEIMPSVEVVRMVNSGTEATMSALRLARGYTKRSKIVKFEGCYHGHADSLLIKAGSGVATLGLPDSPGVPEAVATNTLTVPYNDVESLKLAFEKFGDDIAAVILEPIAGNMGLVKPRDGYLQQVREITKQYGALLIFDEVMTGFRAAYGGVQALYNIEPDLTTLGKVIGGGLPVGAYGGKREIMDMIAPAGPIYQAGTLSGNPLAMIAGYTTLKMLGEPGAYDRLEAMGKRLVEGFLATGKELGIPVTGAYVGGMMGTFFAEQEVVDYDTAKQANLERYAKYFSLMLERGVYLAPSQLEAGFLSLAHTDADLDRTLEASREAMKQL
- a CDS encoding cytochrome C assembly family protein is translated as MPRSVLLYDLMTFLYAVCIVLYFADFVTHKQVLNRIAYGFLAVVWGLQTSFFLTRMTEVHYVPLMTTFETTLFFSWLLITFSLVINYFYKIDLFAFFTNVIGFAMVVFDLFTGEGASSVVGEGLQGNLLIIHITLAFLSYAAFSLSFIFSIMYLIQSKMLKEKRWNSWFRRLPALDKLDAFTYRLIIVGFPMLLLALILGVNWYYKMFGSVLVFDAKPLVSIVLLGFYVGWLYLRNSFGWSGRKLAWWNVASFSLVVVNYLFVGTFFSGFHRW
- a CDS encoding precorrin-2 dehydrogenase/sirohydrochlorin ferrochelatase family protein; translation: MNSYGVFLNLTGRRCLVVGGGPVAERKITGLLDCGADVTVVSPTVTDVIAAHAETGTLKWEARAYREGDATRSFLVIAATDSKELNRHVYEEAEASGRLCNVVNDQSIGNFTVPALVRRGRLQVAVSTGGAAPAVAKRIRRELEEHFGFEYAAFLDEMAEIRQLLLGTVRDERRRTKILQILAESELLTLLRDGRGEEARRLVEDCLGGHEI
- the hemC gene encoding hydroxymethylbilane synthase; protein product: MKSIVVGTRKSPLALTQTEWVLAQLRKHYPELEIGMEQIVTKGDRILDVTLSKVGGKGLFTKELEQAMYDGTVDFAVHSLKDMPNEMPEGLMIVAITHREDPRDVLISRNGSKFEDLPIGAKVGTSSLRRSAQLRAARPDLEIVSLRGNINTRLAKLEEQQLDAIVLAAAGLERMGWGDKITERLSPELCIPAVGQGALAIECRSKDEDVRQLLSVLEDPATRKIITAERTVLGKLNGGCQIPIGAYAEFIGDDELRLTGIVGSADGSILLRESATGHDPVALGTLIADRLIEKGAGAILAQVREELNA
- the hemB gene encoding porphobilinogen synthase: MNLFDFQRHRRLRRSAGIRAMVRENHLSVNDMLYPVFAVEGEGIKQEIRSMPGVYHFSLDKLKIEIQEVVDLGIPSVILFGVPSHKDECSSEAYSENGIVQQAIRMIKADHPDLVVITDVCLCQYNPAGHCGIVDAESGNILNDPSLELIAKTALSHVQAGADIVAPSDMMDGRIAAIRHLLDENGYTDIPIMSYSVKYASAYYGPFREAAHSAPAFGDRKTYQMDPANSREALREADSDVVEGADFLMVKPALAYLDILRQLRDRYDLPIVAYNVSGEYAMIKAAAQNGWVDEKAIVMETLLGMKRAGADIIMTYFAKDVARYLKEGN